The following proteins are co-located in the Candidatus Binataceae bacterium genome:
- a CDS encoding Ig-like domain-containing protein: protein MLGSFLQACGGGGGGAPVTNIKSITIDPVNSSIAVGTNVQLHATANFKNKTTKDVTDSVTWESADETVATVSNAAAQKGLADGKGVGATKVKAKLHGIAGISTFTVTNATLKSITDQPVNPLVAKGTTVQEVALGNFSDGSVQDLTTQVSFSSGNSSIAQVDNTSGTIGLVTGVSPGNTLITATLNGIEGSTTVTVTAATLTSITIAGAIDSIAKKTTLQLTATCNFSDGTTQDCTSQLSWTTGDSGIAQVSDTSPTKGSVTGAGAGNATITGSLGGIQGSAMVIVTAATLTSLTITPPDASLAKGTEMQLIATGNFSDGTTEDLTSQVSWTSDDNATAQVSDAPGTEGMVTGLGAGSSAITATLDGVQGSTTLTETAATLVSLTITPPDASIAKGTEMQLIATGNFSDGSTEDLTSQVSWTSGDNAIAQVSDAARTKGLATGLGAGSSAITATLDGVQGSTTVIVTAAIVTSITVDPDDPSIAKGTTVQLNATCDFTDGTTQNCTSQVSWTSGNNVIAQVSGAPGTEGLVTGIGVGSTAITVTLNGVQGSTTVTVTAPTLTSLTITPAVPSIAKGTTVQPTASGTFSDGTTEDLTSQVSWTSGNNAIAQVSDAAGTKGLATGLGVGSTAITATLSGIQGSTTVIVTAATLTSLIVTPANPSLEKGMLQMTATAVFSDGTTQNVTSQVDWISSNETVAHIISSSSPVTNGRLMPKKPGVTTITATLGGVQGSTLVTVTP, encoded by the coding sequence TTGCTCGGCAGTTTCCTGCAGGCTTGCGGCGGGGGCGGCGGGGGCGCTCCAGTAACGAATATCAAATCAATCACCATCGACCCGGTTAATTCGTCGATCGCTGTTGGGACCAATGTACAACTGCACGCCACCGCCAACTTCAAGAATAAGACCACGAAAGATGTCACCGATTCCGTGACCTGGGAGTCTGCAGACGAAACCGTGGCGACTGTCAGTAACGCGGCTGCCCAGAAGGGGCTTGCTGATGGAAAAGGCGTCGGCGCGACCAAAGTGAAGGCCAAGCTCCACGGGATAGCCGGGATCAGCACCTTCACCGTCACCAACGCCACCTTGAAGTCGATCACGGACCAACCGGTCAACCCGCTGGTGGCCAAAGGCACCACCGTGCAGGAGGTCGCACTAGGGAATTTCAGCGATGGGAGTGTTCAGGATCTCACTACCCAGGTGAGTTTTAGCTCGGGCAATAGCTCGATTGCCCAAGTGGATAACACGTCAGGCACCATCGGGCTGGTCACGGGCGTGAGTCCCGGGAACACGCTAATAACTGCGACCCTCAACGGCATCGAGGGCTCGACCACTGTCACCGTGACTGCGGCGACCTTGACCTCGATTACTATTGCCGGCGCGATCGATTCAATCGCCAAGAAGACGACGCTACAGCTGACCGCAACATGCAACTTCAGCGATGGCACTACCCAAGATTGCACGAGCCAGCTTAGCTGGACCACCGGCGACAGCGGGATCGCACAGGTCAGCGACACGTCACCGACCAAGGGGTCGGTCACGGGTGCGGGTGCCGGAAACGCCACAATCACCGGCTCGCTCGGCGGCATCCAAGGTTCGGCGATGGTTATCGTGACGGCAGCGACTTTGACTTCGCTTACCATCACACCACCCGACGCTTCCCTCGCGAAGGGGACCGAGATGCAGCTGATCGCCACCGGCAACTTCAGCGATGGGACTACCGAGGATCTCACGAGTCAGGTGAGCTGGACCTCGGATGACAATGCTACGGCGCAGGTCAGCGACGCGCCGGGGACTGAAGGGATGGTAACGGGCCTGGGTGCGGGGAGTAGCGCAATAACCGCGACCCTCGACGGCGTCCAGGGTTCGACTACGCTCACCGAGACCGCCGCGACCTTGGTGTCGCTTACCATCACACCGCCCGACGCTTCGATCGCGAAGGGGACCGAAATGCAGCTGATCGCTACCGGCAACTTCAGCGATGGGAGTACGGAGGATCTCACGAGTCAGGTGAGTTGGACCTCGGGCGACAATGCGATCGCGCAGGTCAGCGACGCAGCCCGGACCAAAGGGTTGGCCACGGGCCTGGGTGCGGGGAGTAGCGCAATAACTGCGACCCTCGACGGCGTCCAGGGTTCGACCACGGTCATCGTGACCGCCGCGATCGTAACCTCGATTACGGTCGACCCCGACGATCCTTCTATCGCCAAAGGCACCACGGTCCAGCTAAACGCGACTTGCGACTTCACTGATGGCACTACTCAGAATTGCACGAGTCAGGTGAGCTGGACCTCGGGCAACAACGTGATCGCGCAGGTCAGCGGCGCGCCGGGGACTGAAGGGTTGGTCACGGGCATCGGTGTGGGAAGCACCGCAATAACCGTTACCCTCAACGGCGTCCAGGGCTCGACCACAGTCACCGTGACTGCCCCGACTCTGACCTCGCTTACCATCACACCGGCCGTTCCATCGATCGCCAAGGGGACCACGGTGCAGCCGACCGCCAGCGGGACCTTCAGCGATGGGACTACCGAGGATCTCACGAGTCAGGTGAGTTGGACCTCAGGCAACAATGCGATCGCGCAGGTCAGCGACGCAGCCGGGACCAAAGGGTTGGCCACGGGCCTGGGTGTCGGGAGCACCGCGATCACTGCGACGCTGAGCGGCATCCAGGGTTCGACCACGGTCATCGTGACCGCCGCGACCCTGACTTCGCTCATTGTCACACCCGCCAACCCTAGCTTGGAGAAGGGGATGCTGCAGATGACTGCAACCGCCGTTTTCTCCGATGGTACTACCCAAAACGTGACGTCACAGGTCGATTGGATCTCCTCGAACGAGACCGTTGCGCACATTATCAGCAGTTCATCACCGGTGACCAACGGTCGGTTGATGCCCAAAAAGCCTGGGGTAACCACGATAACAGCAACCCTCGGCGGGGTTCAGGGTTCGACACTTGTCACCGTCACTCCATGA
- a CDS encoding DUF1254 domain-containing protein, with product MTRRITTNVTALQGLHAPMGQFASARTYPTAAFRDVTAPNADTLYSSAWLDLSKEPYVLSLPDAQGRFYLFPMLDAWTTVFQDPGTRTTGTGAQNYAITGPHWSGSLPSGVTEYKSPTNLIWILGRIYDSSIDIKTPVRDQVNALDAAWATSKM from the coding sequence ATGACTCGGCGGATAACCACGAACGTCACCGCACTGCAGGGATTGCACGCTCCGATGGGGCAATTTGCCAGCGCTCGGACGTATCCGACGGCCGCGTTCCGCGACGTGACCGCACCCAACGCCGACACGCTCTATTCGTCTGCCTGGCTCGACCTCTCGAAGGAACCATACGTCCTGAGCCTGCCCGACGCGCAGGGCCGCTTCTATCTTTTTCCGATGCTCGACGCGTGGACGACGGTATTTCAGGACCCGGGCACACGAACTACCGGCACCGGCGCACAGAACTATGCAATTACCGGCCCGCATTGGTCGGGCAGTCTCCCGAGCGGTGTAACCGAGTACAAATCGCCAACTAACCTCATCTGGATCCTTGGACGGATCTACGACTCGAGCATCGACATAAAAACTCCGGTGCGCGATCAGGTGAATGCGCTCGATGCGGCATGGGCTACATCAAAGATGTAG
- a CDS encoding DUF1214 domain-containing protein yields MFPGVTGIYGTNYLDRATVTYYGLGANRPQDAIYPTSEVDAAGKPYSGANKYVMHLDKDQMPPAKGFWSLTMHDANYFFVANPLNRYTLSARNNLKTKADGSVDLLIQHESPARARNLTGCRRQPTSLFLMLRLYWPSETPLSLLDGSWTIPAVKEAR; encoded by the coding sequence GTGTTCCCCGGAGTCACCGGCATCTACGGCACCAACTATCTGGATCGCGCGACGGTCACGTATTACGGGCTTGGCGCGAACCGACCGCAGGATGCAATCTATCCAACCTCGGAAGTTGACGCCGCGGGGAAGCCGTACTCGGGGGCCAACAAATACGTCATGCATTTGGACAAGGACCAGATGCCGCCCGCCAAGGGGTTTTGGTCACTGACGATGCACGACGCGAACTACTTCTTCGTTGCAAATCCGCTCAACCGGTACACGCTCAGCGCGCGAAATAATCTCAAGACGAAGGCCGACGGTTCGGTCGACCTACTGATTCAGCACGAGTCACCGGCAAGGGCGAGAAATCTAACTGGTTGCCGGCGCCAGCCGACAAGTTTGTTTCTCATGCTCCGCTTGTACTGGCCTAGCGAGACGCCTCTATCGCTACTGGACGGTAGCTGGACGATTCCGGCGGTGAAAGAGGCACGATAA